A stretch of the Archangium violaceum genome encodes the following:
- a CDS encoding ISAzo13 family transposase, producing MNVTPSIEAVQRKFEALRAGMNEAVRRRWAAAEARSLGRGGISLVAKATGLSRSAMRRGLKELEQGVTLDIHRARRHGGGRKKATEKDTTLLSDLEVLVEPATRGDPMSPLRWTCKSTVKLAAELSHRGHAIDPSTVGRLLRQTGYSLQSNRKTREGGKHPDRNAQFEHINALVRAFHRRGEPVISVDAKKKELVGDFKNAGREWHPKAKPSEVRVYDFVDKELGKVLPCGVYDVGANEGWVSVGVTHDTPAFATSTIRTWWLEMGRERYARAKELLIIADSGGSNSARARLWKVELQHLADEMGLRISVSHLPPGTSKWNKIEHRMFCHITHNWRGRPLESREIVVNLIGSTTTEKGLHIQAALDTDDYPLGIKVTNHEMESLRIKRNKFHGEWNYVFIPNVV from the coding sequence ATGAACGTAACGCCATCGATAGAGGCTGTTCAACGCAAATTCGAGGCGCTGCGTGCGGGAATGAACGAGGCGGTTCGTCGGCGCTGGGCGGCTGCGGAGGCCAGGTCCTTGGGAAGGGGAGGCATCAGTTTGGTGGCAAAGGCCACAGGACTGTCCCGGTCGGCAATGCGGCGGGGGTTGAAAGAGCTTGAACAGGGGGTGACTCTCGACATCCACCGCGCACGCCGCCATGGTGGAGGCCGGAAGAAAGCGACAGAGAAAGACACAACGTTGCTGTCGGACCTCGAGGTGTTGGTGGAGCCAGCCACGCGCGGCGATCCGATGTCGCCCTTGCGCTGGACTTGCAAGAGCACCGTGAAACTGGCCGCTGAGTTGAGTCATCGAGGCCATGCCATCGATCCCAGCACCGTGGGGAGACTTCTGCGCCAGACGGGCTACAGCCTCCAGAGTAACCGCAAAACGCGTGAGGGCGGCAAGCATCCCGACCGAAACGCACAATTCGAGCACATCAACGCGCTGGTGCGGGCCTTCCACCGGCGCGGAGAGCCTGTCATCTCGGTGGATGCCAAGAAAAAGGAGTTGGTGGGGGACTTCAAGAACGCAGGAAGGGAGTGGCACCCGAAAGCCAAGCCGTCCGAGGTTCGGGTATACGACTTCGTAGATAAGGAGTTGGGTAAAGTCCTGCCGTGCGGCGTCTATGACGTGGGCGCCAATGAGGGATGGGTGAGCGTAGGGGTGACACACGACACGCCCGCCTTCGCCACGTCCACCATCCGAACCTGGTGGTTGGAGATGGGCCGAGAGCGCTACGCGCGAGCGAAGGAGTTGCTCATCATCGCAGACAGCGGTGGCAGCAACAGCGCTCGTGCTCGGTTGTGGAAAGTGGAGTTGCAGCACCTGGCGGACGAGATGGGGCTGCGAATCAGCGTCAGCCACCTACCGCCCGGAACGAGCAAGTGGAACAAGATAGAGCATCGGATGTTCTGCCACATCACCCACAACTGGAGAGGGCGTCCCCTGGAGAGTCGAGAGATCGTCGTCAACCTCATCGGGAGCACGACTACCGAAAAGGGCCTACACATTCAGGCAGCACTCGATACGGACGACTACCCTCTTGGCATAAAGGTAACCAACCATGAGATGGAGTCGCTCCGAATAAAAAGGAACAAGTTCCATGGGGAATGGAACTACGTATTCATACCCAACGTGGTTTGA
- a CDS encoding transposase: protein MSQKKARAAEGRVRTKEPDRSQGWLFKQMPEQLVEPEHPVRVVAAAVEALDLRGFLAGAKAVEGHAGRPVTSPRLLLALWVYGIQQGVGTATELARRCEEDRAYQWLAGGVKVSHDKLSQFRVEHLEVLQQVFTDVLSVLLQQGLVSLEQVAQDGTRVRASASAPSFRREQSLRECQEQAELHLQAVLAQKDDPELTRGQQATREAKARDYQARVDAALEAIKQQQARKKGADKEKVRASSTDADARVMKMADGGFRPAYNLQFAVAGEALGGPRTIVGVEVTNQGSDMGSVSPMVEQIEQRTGQVPERVLADGGHATCADVKQCAAKGVEALISVPERMAQAGQQGDHSPEVEAWRERMRTDEAKEQYKARAGLVENVNAQVKGRYGLTQVTVRGLDKVKCVALLVALAHNLAAHGQPLVDALLARQSALAEPAHLLELAPGNAASLGGGISPVPVDQVTALPAGF, encoded by the coding sequence GTGAGCCAGAAGAAAGCGCGGGCAGCAGAGGGAAGAGTCCGGACGAAAGAGCCGGACAGGTCGCAAGGCTGGCTGTTCAAGCAGATGCCGGAGCAGTTGGTGGAGCCGGAGCACCCGGTGCGGGTAGTGGCGGCGGCGGTGGAGGCGTTGGACCTGAGAGGCTTTCTGGCCGGGGCCAAGGCGGTGGAGGGACATGCGGGACGCCCGGTGACAAGTCCCCGGTTGCTGTTGGCGCTGTGGGTGTACGGGATTCAGCAGGGAGTGGGGACGGCGACGGAGCTGGCGCGCCGGTGCGAGGAGGACAGGGCGTACCAGTGGCTGGCCGGTGGAGTGAAGGTGAGCCACGACAAGCTGAGCCAGTTCCGGGTGGAGCACCTGGAGGTGTTGCAGCAGGTGTTTACCGACGTGCTCTCGGTGCTGTTGCAGCAGGGGCTGGTGAGTTTGGAGCAGGTGGCGCAGGACGGCACGCGGGTGAGGGCCAGTGCCTCGGCGCCTTCGTTCCGGCGGGAGCAGTCGCTGCGGGAGTGCCAGGAGCAGGCCGAGCTGCACTTGCAAGCGGTGCTGGCGCAGAAGGACGACCCGGAGCTGACGCGTGGGCAGCAGGCGACACGAGAGGCCAAGGCGCGTGACTACCAGGCGCGGGTGGACGCGGCGCTGGAGGCGATAAAGCAACAGCAGGCCAGGAAGAAGGGGGCGGACAAGGAGAAGGTGCGCGCCTCCTCCACGGATGCGGATGCACGGGTGATGAAGATGGCCGATGGGGGTTTCCGACCCGCCTACAACCTGCAATTCGCGGTGGCTGGGGAGGCGCTGGGAGGGCCGCGAACGATTGTGGGAGTGGAAGTCACCAACCAGGGCAGCGACATGGGCAGCGTGAGCCCCATGGTGGAGCAGATTGAGCAACGCACGGGCCAGGTGCCCGAGCGCGTGCTGGCCGATGGCGGCCATGCCACGTGCGCAGACGTGAAGCAGTGCGCGGCCAAGGGGGTTGAAGCGCTCATTTCGGTGCCCGAGCGCATGGCCCAGGCCGGGCAGCAGGGGGACCATTCCCCCGAGGTAGAGGCGTGGCGTGAGCGCATGCGCACCGACGAGGCCAAGGAGCAGTACAAGGCCCGCGCCGGCCTGGTGGAGAACGTCAACGCGCAGGTGAAGGGGCGCTATGGCCTGACGCAGGTGACGGTGCGGGGGCTGGACAAGGTGAAGTGTGTCGCCTTGCTGGTGGCCCTGGCGCACAACCTGGCCGCACACGGCCAGCCTCTGGTGGATGCGCTGCTGGCGCGCCAGAGCGCGCTTGCCGAGCCGGCTCACCTCCTCGAGCTGGCTCCAGGCAACGCGGCCTCTCTCGGTGGCGGCATCAGTCCGGTGCCGGTGGACCAGGTCACCGCCTTGCCTGCTGGCTTCTGA
- a CDS encoding serine hydrolase domain-containing protein, producing MRTKVGSLLTAVTLGLLLSGLAVAEERAVSARLDAVIDQALADKRVVGTVVLVARDGQVIYHRAAGEADREAHTPMREDAIFRFASMSKPLVSAAALALVDQGKLGLEDPVTRWLPDFRPRLADGREAVITVRQLLTHTAGLNYGFLEPEDGPYHRAGVSNGMDAPGLGLEENLRRIASVPLSYEPGTRWGYSVATDVLGAVVARAGGAPLPKVVERLVTRPLGLRDTGFTVKDRKRLATPYADGKPEPVRMGELHVVPWGASSMRFVPGRVFNARSFPSGGGGMVGTAGDFLKFLEAVRTGGAPVLKPATATLMSTGQIGTLEMPGSPGWTFGFGAAVLVDATLAGTPQSVGTWQWGGAYGHYWFVDPKQRLSVVVMTNTAIEGLPGAFPAAIRDAVYAGLAEMDAAQVPTGAPPAR from the coding sequence ATGCGCACGAAGGTTGGAAGTCTACTCACCGCCGTCACGCTGGGGCTCCTGCTGAGCGGGCTGGCCGTCGCCGAGGAGCGCGCGGTGTCGGCGCGGTTGGACGCGGTCATTGATCAGGCGCTGGCCGACAAGCGGGTGGTCGGCACGGTGGTGTTGGTGGCTCGGGATGGGCAGGTCATCTACCACCGGGCCGCGGGAGAGGCGGATCGCGAGGCGCATACCCCCATGAGAGAGGACGCCATCTTCCGGTTCGCCTCGATGAGCAAGCCCCTGGTGTCCGCGGCCGCGCTGGCGCTCGTGGACCAGGGCAAGCTGGGGCTGGAGGATCCCGTGACGCGGTGGCTGCCCGACTTCCGGCCCCGGCTCGCGGATGGACGCGAGGCCGTCATCACGGTGCGTCAGTTGCTGACGCATACCGCGGGACTCAACTACGGCTTCCTCGAGCCGGAGGACGGCCCCTATCACCGCGCGGGCGTCTCGAACGGGATGGATGCGCCCGGGCTGGGCCTGGAGGAGAACCTGCGCCGCATCGCCTCGGTGCCCCTGTCGTACGAGCCTGGAACTCGCTGGGGGTACTCCGTCGCCACGGACGTGCTGGGCGCGGTGGTGGCTCGCGCGGGAGGAGCCCCGCTGCCCAAGGTCGTCGAGCGTCTGGTCACCCGTCCGCTGGGCCTGCGTGACACCGGCTTCACGGTGAAGGACCGCAAGCGGCTCGCCACGCCCTACGCGGACGGCAAGCCCGAGCCGGTGCGCATGGGTGAACTCCACGTCGTGCCCTGGGGCGCCAGTAGCATGCGCTTCGTTCCCGGACGGGTGTTCAACGCCCGCTCGTTTCCCTCGGGGGGCGGCGGCATGGTGGGCACGGCGGGGGACTTCCTGAAGTTCCTGGAGGCGGTGCGCACGGGCGGCGCACCGGTGCTGAAGCCCGCGACGGCCACCCTGATGTCGACCGGGCAGATCGGCACGCTGGAGATGCCCGGAAGCCCGGGGTGGACGTTCGGCTTCGGCGCCGCGGTGCTCGTGGATGCCACCCTGGCGGGCACGCCCCAATCCGTGGGCACCTGGCAGTGGGGAGGCGCCTACGGGCATTACTGGTTCGTCGATCCGAAGCAGCGCCTGAGCGTCGTCGTGATGACGAACACGGCCATCGAGGGCCTGCCCGGGGCGTTCCCGGCCGCCATCCGGGATGCCGTCTACGCGGGGCTCGCGGAGATGGACGCCGCCCAGGTTCCCACGGGAGCGCCCCCCGCCCGGTGA
- a CDS encoding TetR/AcrR family transcriptional regulator translates to MEVFWERGYEGASITDLTGAMGITAPSLYGAFSSKAELYREALELYQRTHGSAGVPALVEEPTARGAITRVLEEAARAFADPRHPHGCMVSTAVLNCATENQPVARYVAGLREASLERLRARFQRAIAEGELPSTTDVEGLARFYGAILQGMSVQARDGASEEELRKITSLALACFPGKGE, encoded by the coding sequence ATGGAGGTGTTCTGGGAGCGGGGCTACGAGGGCGCGTCCATCACGGATCTCACCGGGGCGATGGGCATCACCGCCCCCAGCCTGTATGGGGCCTTCTCCTCCAAGGCGGAGCTGTACCGGGAGGCCCTGGAGCTCTACCAGCGGACGCATGGGTCGGCGGGCGTGCCCGCCCTGGTGGAGGAGCCGACGGCGCGGGGTGCCATCACCCGCGTGTTGGAGGAGGCCGCGCGCGCGTTCGCCGACCCTCGGCATCCGCACGGGTGCATGGTCTCGACGGCGGTGCTCAACTGCGCGACGGAGAATCAACCGGTGGCCCGGTACGTGGCGGGGCTGCGCGAGGCCTCGCTGGAGCGGCTCCGGGCCCGGTTCCAGCGGGCCATCGCCGAGGGCGAACTGCCTTCCACCACGGATGTCGAGGGCCTCGCCCGGTTCTATGGCGCCATCCTCCAGGGCATGTCCGTGCAGGCCCGGGACGGCGCGAGCGAGGAGGAGCTGCGGAAGATCACCTCGCTCGCGCTGGCGTGCTTCCCCGGCAAGGGGGAATGA